The proteins below come from a single Malus domestica chromosome 03, GDT2T_hap1 genomic window:
- the LOC139194314 gene encoding protein FAR1-RELATED SEQUENCE 5-like, translating into MELMSREVGGRENLGFLDKDYRNYIYQKRKTNMEKGDAGAILQYFHKMQVKDSSSFYSVQLDEDDMIKNMFWADSRSIIDYGLFVDVICFDTTYRTNEYGKPFAPILGVNHHKQTIVFGAALLYEESADSFTWLFETFLEAMSGKQPKTILTDQSAAMAKAISEEVIMHHHDLSQSNSANKGLGK; encoded by the exons ATGGAATTGATGAGCAGAGAAGTTGGTGGGCGAGAGAATCTTGGGTTTCTTGATAAAGATTATCGAAATTACATATATCAAAAGCGAAAGACAAACATGGAAAAAGGAGATGCTGGGGCTATATtgcaatattttcataaaatgcaAGTGAAGGACTCGTCTAGTTTTTACTCGGTGCAGCTTGATGAAGATGATATGATCAAAAATATGTTTTGGGCAGATTCACGTTCAATAATTGATTATGGTCTCTTTGTAGATGTCATTTGTTTTGACACAACGTATCGGACAAATGAGTATGGTAAACCTTTTGCACCAATTCTTGGTGTTAATCATCATAAACAAACCATAGTTTTCGGTGCAGCTTTGCTATATGAAGAAAGTGCTGATTCTTTTACATGGCTATTTGAGACTTTCTTGGAAGCAATGTCTGGGAAGCAACCAAAGACCATATTGACAGATCAATCTGCTGCAATGGCTAAAGCAATATCAGAA GAAGTTATAATGCACCATCATGACCTTTCACAAAGTAACAGTGCAAACAAGGGGCTTGGAAAATGA
- the LOC103452449 gene encoding uncharacterized protein isoform X1 — translation MSGTTMTPASSAGTQKVSMFAAKAGFVIPKNKLSGSLVPVFRGSKNLGAGDAGSGESKKQIQRKTKWGPDLTQDASVKKGRSLAYQTRVDQITQQLKSGMLEDENDEIEDLLSAPQDLHHKSSKHQIDTKDVDQLELEKREAIGEILKLNPSYKAPPDYIPLLKEATVPIPVKEYPKYNFVGLIYGPGSDNQKQLEKETGAKIQVYGTKAGTGQKAEIKPSDGSEIHGEYENLYVHISADTFEKVDAAVAVIELLVTSVSGNLAAVSSTGASVSADNAHVPNQVQDTTTSNMVPTTVVNQGMVQPLPGLAQTPLDGQFQYRGPFLSRGPSSTPMYMPGFTPLNSSRPNLNNPSHLSTSPFNPAYLPSSFGLPPSLVSPRQNPPTTQFLPHTYMAPQPASVQTNVSAPLTFMGNRPLPAGSSTGWSSGPPAPQPGVASMPPPSNIPTGNMVSSVNHPIAAPSSIFIPLPQAGLPSTSLQARVPSSVSGSVPNIAPLKPPMMTAQSPGDFTFQPHRPQNPSFQTVPQPSSHFSAHNASLARPMLPSPAPQAPSFQFPQPGSQVLSRPQLGDHMGQHPSAHMSAAPYARNSTATSVPPRLATFLESSTVLPQTPHPPMRPSNFNPPHRMPNLPGPLPPRPGNYIQIQQSYPAHATRPEIPRAPNQQFNNLAFSSGKSASGPGGGQQLYDPFSPTSANQQQGGNPVKM, via the exons ATGTCTGGTACAACGATGACACCTGCATCATCAGCTGGTACACAAAAGGTCTCCATGTTTGCTGCCAAGGCTGGGTTTGTTATACCGAAAAACAAGCTGTCGGGTTCACTTGTGCCTGTCTTTCGCGGAAGTAAAAACCTAGGAGCCGGTGATGCAGGTAGTGGAGAAAGTAAGAAACAGATTCAGAGGAAAACAAAATGGGGTCCTGATCTCACCCAAGATGCTTCTGTCAAAAAGGGAAGATCTTTAGCTTATCAG ACTCGGGTGGATCAAATTACACAACAGCTGAAATCTGGAATGTTAGAGGATGAGAATGATGAGATTGAGGACTTACTATCAGCACCTCAAGATCTGCACCACAAATCCTCTAAGCATCAAATTGATACAAAG GATGTCGACCAGTTGGAACTTGAAAAGCGGGAAGCCATAG GTGAGATATTAAAGTTAAATCCAAGCTACAAGGCCCCACCTGATTATATACCTTTGTTGAAAGAGGCTACAGTCCCTATTCCT GTGAAAGAATATCCTAAATACAATTTTGTTGGCCTGATATATGGTCCTGGAAGTGATAACCAGAAACAATTAGAAAAG GAAACCGGAGCCAAGATTCAAGTCTATGGTACCAAAGCAGGGACAGGACAGAAG GCTGAAATAAAACCATCTGATGGGAGTGAAATCCATGGTGAATATGAAAACTTATATGTTCATATATCAGCTGACACATTTGAGAAAGTAGATGCAGCGGTTGCTGTGATTGAGCTCTTAGTCACCTCTGTATCA GGCAATCTGGCAGCGGTTAGCAGTACAGGTGCTTCAGTTTCTGCTGATAATGCTCATGTTCCTAATCAAGTCCAGGACACTACCACCTCTAATATGGTTCCAACTACTGTGGTAAATCAGGGAATGGTACAACCACTGCCAGGACTGGCACAAACTCCACTGGATGGGCAGTTTCAGTACCGTGGTCCATTTCTCTCGAGGGGCCCATCTTCCACTCCCATGTATATGCCTGGCTTCACTCCTCTGAATTCTTCGAGACCAAACCTCAACAATCCTTCCCATCTTTCAACATCACCTTTCAACCCTGCGTACCTGCCTTCATCATTTGGGCTTCCGCCATCTCTTGTTTCCCCTAGACAAAATCCACCAACAACACAATTTTTGCCGCATACATATATGGCTCCCCAGCCTGCATCAGTGCAAACTAATGTTTCAGCTCCTCTCACATTCATGGGAAACCGACCACTGCCTGCTGGGAGCTCTACTGGATGGTCAAGCGGTCCACCAGCTCCACAACCAGGTGTTGCGTCCATGCCACCACCTTCAAATATACCAACGGGGAATATGGTATCTTCTGTAAACCATCCTATTGCAGCACCAAGTTCTATTTTTATTCCACTGCCTCAAGCAGGACTTCCTTCTACATCTCTGCAAGCAAGAGTTCCAAGTTCTGTTTCTGGAAGTGTTCCAAATATTGCTCCCCTAAAACCACCAATGATGACGGCTCAAAGCCCTGGCGATTTCACTTTTCAGCCGCATCGACCACAGAATCCATCCTTCCAAACAGTTCCCCAACCAAGCAGTCACTTTTCAGCCCATAACGCTTCTCTTGCCAGACCAATGTTGCCGTCTCCAGCACCTCAAGCACCGTCTTTCCAGTTTCCTCAGCCAGGCAGTCAGGTGTTATCGAGACCACAACTCGGTGACCACATGGGTCAGCATCCATCAGCTCATATGTCTGCTGCTCCCTATGCCAGAAATTCAACTGCCACCTCAGTTCCTCCCAGACTTGCAACATTTCTAGAATCCAGTACCGTTCTACCTCAGACGCCACACCCACCAATGAGACCGAGTAACTTCAATCCACCTCACCGGATGCCCAATTTGCCAGGTCCTCTGCCTCCAAGGCCAGGaaattacattcaaattcaGCAAAGCTATCCTGCTCACGCAACTAGACCTGAGATCCCACGTGCTCCAAATCAACAGTTCAACAACCTTGCATTTTCCTCTGGCAAGTCGGCATCTGGTCCTGGAGGAGGACAGCAACTTTATGATCCATTCTCACCCACTTCCGCGAATCAACAGCAGGGAGGTAATCCAGTAAAGATGTGA
- the LOC103452449 gene encoding uncharacterized protein isoform X2, translated as MLEDENDEIEDLLSAPQDLHHKSSKHQIDTKDVDQLELEKREAIGEILKLNPSYKAPPDYIPLLKEATVPIPVKEYPKYNFVGLIYGPGSDNQKQLEKETGAKIQVYGTKAGTGQKAEIKPSDGSEIHGEYENLYVHISADTFEKVDAAVAVIELLVTSVSGNLAAVSSTGASVSADNAHVPNQVQDTTTSNMVPTTVVNQGMVQPLPGLAQTPLDGQFQYRGPFLSRGPSSTPMYMPGFTPLNSSRPNLNNPSHLSTSPFNPAYLPSSFGLPPSLVSPRQNPPTTQFLPHTYMAPQPASVQTNVSAPLTFMGNRPLPAGSSTGWSSGPPAPQPGVASMPPPSNIPTGNMVSSVNHPIAAPSSIFIPLPQAGLPSTSLQARVPSSVSGSVPNIAPLKPPMMTAQSPGDFTFQPHRPQNPSFQTVPQPSSHFSAHNASLARPMLPSPAPQAPSFQFPQPGSQVLSRPQLGDHMGQHPSAHMSAAPYARNSTATSVPPRLATFLESSTVLPQTPHPPMRPSNFNPPHRMPNLPGPLPPRPGNYIQIQQSYPAHATRPEIPRAPNQQFNNLAFSSGKSASGPGGGQQLYDPFSPTSANQQQGGNPVKM; from the exons ATGTTAGAGGATGAGAATGATGAGATTGAGGACTTACTATCAGCACCTCAAGATCTGCACCACAAATCCTCTAAGCATCAAATTGATACAAAG GATGTCGACCAGTTGGAACTTGAAAAGCGGGAAGCCATAG GTGAGATATTAAAGTTAAATCCAAGCTACAAGGCCCCACCTGATTATATACCTTTGTTGAAAGAGGCTACAGTCCCTATTCCT GTGAAAGAATATCCTAAATACAATTTTGTTGGCCTGATATATGGTCCTGGAAGTGATAACCAGAAACAATTAGAAAAG GAAACCGGAGCCAAGATTCAAGTCTATGGTACCAAAGCAGGGACAGGACAGAAG GCTGAAATAAAACCATCTGATGGGAGTGAAATCCATGGTGAATATGAAAACTTATATGTTCATATATCAGCTGACACATTTGAGAAAGTAGATGCAGCGGTTGCTGTGATTGAGCTCTTAGTCACCTCTGTATCA GGCAATCTGGCAGCGGTTAGCAGTACAGGTGCTTCAGTTTCTGCTGATAATGCTCATGTTCCTAATCAAGTCCAGGACACTACCACCTCTAATATGGTTCCAACTACTGTGGTAAATCAGGGAATGGTACAACCACTGCCAGGACTGGCACAAACTCCACTGGATGGGCAGTTTCAGTACCGTGGTCCATTTCTCTCGAGGGGCCCATCTTCCACTCCCATGTATATGCCTGGCTTCACTCCTCTGAATTCTTCGAGACCAAACCTCAACAATCCTTCCCATCTTTCAACATCACCTTTCAACCCTGCGTACCTGCCTTCATCATTTGGGCTTCCGCCATCTCTTGTTTCCCCTAGACAAAATCCACCAACAACACAATTTTTGCCGCATACATATATGGCTCCCCAGCCTGCATCAGTGCAAACTAATGTTTCAGCTCCTCTCACATTCATGGGAAACCGACCACTGCCTGCTGGGAGCTCTACTGGATGGTCAAGCGGTCCACCAGCTCCACAACCAGGTGTTGCGTCCATGCCACCACCTTCAAATATACCAACGGGGAATATGGTATCTTCTGTAAACCATCCTATTGCAGCACCAAGTTCTATTTTTATTCCACTGCCTCAAGCAGGACTTCCTTCTACATCTCTGCAAGCAAGAGTTCCAAGTTCTGTTTCTGGAAGTGTTCCAAATATTGCTCCCCTAAAACCACCAATGATGACGGCTCAAAGCCCTGGCGATTTCACTTTTCAGCCGCATCGACCACAGAATCCATCCTTCCAAACAGTTCCCCAACCAAGCAGTCACTTTTCAGCCCATAACGCTTCTCTTGCCAGACCAATGTTGCCGTCTCCAGCACCTCAAGCACCGTCTTTCCAGTTTCCTCAGCCAGGCAGTCAGGTGTTATCGAGACCACAACTCGGTGACCACATGGGTCAGCATCCATCAGCTCATATGTCTGCTGCTCCCTATGCCAGAAATTCAACTGCCACCTCAGTTCCTCCCAGACTTGCAACATTTCTAGAATCCAGTACCGTTCTACCTCAGACGCCACACCCACCAATGAGACCGAGTAACTTCAATCCACCTCACCGGATGCCCAATTTGCCAGGTCCTCTGCCTCCAAGGCCAGGaaattacattcaaattcaGCAAAGCTATCCTGCTCACGCAACTAGACCTGAGATCCCACGTGCTCCAAATCAACAGTTCAACAACCTTGCATTTTCCTCTGGCAAGTCGGCATCTGGTCCTGGAGGAGGACAGCAACTTTATGATCCATTCTCACCCACTTCCGCGAATCAACAGCAGGGAGGTAATCCAGTAAAGATGTGA